A window of Candidatus Kryptoniota bacterium genomic DNA:
TGCTCAAATCAATTGAGAGGAGTCGATTCGTACCAGTATGACCTCGTGAGCGTGACGAGACAATACATCTCGAACCTGGCGCACGGCTATTACGCGAAATGCATGAAGGCTTACGAATCGAAAGATGTTGCGAACTTCACGAAATATTCGAAAATGTTTCTCGATGTTATTTCCGATCTTGACACGCTTCTCGGTACGAGAAAGGAATACCTTCTTGGATCATGGATCGAAAGCGCCAGGGAACTGGGCAGAAATGTGGGCGAGGAAGATCTGTTTGAGCTCAACGCGCGAACACTAATTACTGTGTGGGGAGACAGTGCCGCCGCGCAAACTCTTCACGATTACTCGTTCCGCGAATGGTCGGGGATGCTTCGCGGATTTTACGGTCCGCGGTGGAAGTTGTTCTTCGAAAGCTTACAGTCGGGTCTCGAGGGGCAGCCGGTCCACCCGATCAATTACTACTCCTGGGAAGACAAATGGTGTCACGGAACGGAAAAGTATGATTCCAAACCAGCGGGAGATCCGGTGGAAGTCTCGGCGAGGATGCTCGCGAAGTATCCGATCACGGAGAGGTAGCCACCATGATCAGTAAATAGGATTCACGCGTCATAGATTTAAAAGAAACGCCGTCCCGAGCTGCAGGGGACGGCGTTCTGATTATTGAAGCGACATCAAATATTGTAAAGATCTTCTCTCGATCCGCGAATGGATCGGACCGATCTCACAGGGTATATCGGATACCTACATCAGCAGTGAAGCCGTAGAAGTTTTCGTACTGGATGTAGCCCTTGGATACCTGATTCCCCTGGTCGGGTCTGGCGGTGAGGTTGTTCAGGTTCACATAGACCTGCAGCCCCGGCATGAATGAATCCTGCTGCAGCTGGTAACGGACCGAAGCGTCGAGCCGGAAATAATCCTGGTTCATATTATCGTTCTGAACCACACCTCCAATATAGGTCAGCACTGATCCATAGTACTCGAAGGACACACGTGCCGAGAAGCCTCCCAGATCGTATCCCAGCGAGCCGTTGAAAATGTCCGAAGGTTGCTGTACAAGCCGGTCGGATCGACTCGAATCGGGAAGGATGATTACAGTCTTTCCTACGGACTTCGACGATATGATCGGATAGAATGTGTTTGACCAGATATGTGAGTAGTTGGTGCTCAACACAATTCCGCTAAATGGAAAAGGTAGATACCAGAATCGGTGCTCAAGATCGACTTCCACTCCTCTCAAGAATGCGGGATAAGGATTATTTATCCAGTCATTTATATTACCTGAACCTGTGGCGCCGATGCCCAGGGCCCTAAGGGTGTACCCGCCCACAGTGGATGTCAGAGAATCGAAGTGAGACGGTGGATGTGCAAGTAAAGGATAGTATCTCTGATATGCAAAACCGTCTATCTCTTTGTAGAAGCCGTCGACGGTGAAGAGGCCGACGACATTGCTGTACAGTGAAAGTATCAGGTCATGGTTATACGCCCTTGCCGATTTTAAGAATGGATTCCCGAGGTACGCATAATTACCCGGGCTGTTTATTTGCACCTTTGGAACAAGCGCGTTGAAATCCGGACGCGCGAGGGTTTGCGTATAGGCATATCGTATATCGGCCCAATCTGTGACCTTGTAGCGCGCCTGTACCATAGGGAGCCAGTAATGGTTGGATGTTTTCGCATTTATCGTATCCTGATTGTAGGCCGGTTGCATGACACTTTGCTGTTTGACCGCGTACGCCGTGATGTTGTTGGCGTCGTTCTCAAATCGTGCGCCACCCACAATCATGAAGTGCTGTCCCCCATTAACCTGTGCCATTCCGTATCCAGCCGAGAGGATTTCGATATAGCTGTAATCGTTCCAGTACAAACCCTCAGCTCCGTTGATGGGTATGAGCGCGTTTTGAACTGTAAGATCAGAATTGGTCTTGTCGTTAAAGAATGCCATGCTCACCTGATTTGGATAACCCAGCGTCGGCGCCCAGTTAAGATCGCCCACACGCTGGTTCGGAAGGAAATTTTGCCAGAGAGTGGGGTCCGGATTTGTGAAATTGAGTGCCCAGACGTTCCCTCCGCTCGCCCCTCCAAGGAACGCCTTTTTCAAATTTGGAAAGAGACGGAATATGTCGTTAATGATTGCCTGATCTCCGCCATAGTAAGTTCCTACACTGTATTCGGTCTCATCATAATGGCGGTCCGTGTATGAGTATTTTCCTCCGAACTTCAGGAATCCACTCAAGTCTTCGCTCGGAGCAAAAGGTATCTTGAGGTCCAACTTACCAGCCTGACTGACGTTCTTGAACATATAAACATTCGTTCCGATTTGACTCAGAGCTATGTTTGAGTCGTTCGGTACTGCATAGGTGACCAGTGTCTGTGGAGACATGCCGGCGCCGACCACCGAGTTTAACGATGGCACCCATCCGTTTGTCTGGAGAAACTGGATCTGCGGCGAAGAAGGGGTGTTGTTCAGGACATAGTTGTTTGACACACCATACTCCACCTGCATGAATCCTAAATCATTTTTCCCTTCTAATGAGTTTGTCATTATGTCGTTGTTGCTGACTCCGCCCGTGATATTGTATAATTGCTGGCCGGCTCCGTTCCATGGAGGATCATAAGTCGTGGTAAAGTCGGTCGTCCTTGGCTGCAGTCTTGAAAAAGAGTTTGTAAGTTGGATGCTCCCGTTCGGAATCCTGTAGTCGAGCATAAGACTGCCGCCGTATCGATTTCTGAATTCAATATGTCTGTTTAGTGCTATCGTTTCCACAAAGACCACGTTTTGAGCGCCGATCACGTTGTAAGTGGCGTTTATATTGTCGGCGCTCCTGTCGACTTCCTCGGCCGTCAGTAATAGGTAAGCGCCGAGCTGATCGTCAAAGAACCTGTCGCTTACGGATGCGACGGCCTTATAGTTCCCGTAGAAGTTTCTGAATTTGTTATAACCCGATTGCCAGAGGAGGTCCGTGTGGAACCCGTGCGGGGCGTCGTTCAAGAGGATATTTACGAAGCCGCCGATCGCGTCTGCATCCATGTCGGGAGTAAGCTCTTTGTATACTTCGATCGACTTAATCATGTTCGGCGATATCTGATTGAGGTCGACGCTCCGTGTGGAGTTGTCCGTTGCGCCCTGGGTCACGCCGTTTATCGCCACCAGGTTATATTCCGGTGCCAGACCTCTTATGACGATTCTGTCCGCTTCGCCTCCGCTTCGAGTCACGGAAATTCCCGGGAGCCGGCCCAGTGCCTCGGCGGCGTTGAAATCCGGGAGCTCC
This region includes:
- a CDS encoding TonB-dependent receptor, whose product is MSSARASGSGTLKGRVFDRATKDPLIGATIVVKNTSIGAATDLNGYFIVRNVPAGNSVIVIRCIGYDSVNATVTLEQNGEVSQDYYLNAVAIQGKPVLVTAQAQGQVQAVNQQLSSSNIVNVVSAKKIQELPDFNAAEALGRLPGISVTRSGGEADRIVIRGLAPEYNLVAINGVTQGATDNSTRSVDLNQISPNMIKSIEVYKELTPDMDADAIGGFVNILLNDAPHGFHTDLLWQSGYNKFRNFYGNYKAVASVSDRFFDDQLGAYLLLTAEEVDRSADNINATYNVIGAQNVVFVETIALNRHIEFRNRYGGSLMLDYRIPNGSIQLTNSFSRLQPRTTDFTTTYDPPWNGAGQQLYNITGGVSNNDIMTNSLEGKNDLGFMQVEYGVSNNYVLNNTPSSPQIQFLQTNGWVPSLNSVVGAGMSPQTLVTYAVPNDSNIALSQIGTNVYMFKNVSQAGKLDLKIPFAPSEDLSGFLKFGGKYSYTDRHYDETEYSVGTYYGGDQAIINDIFRLFPNLKKAFLGGASGGNVWALNFTNPDPTLWQNFLPNQRVGDLNWAPTLGYPNQVSMAFFNDKTNSDLTVQNALIPINGAEGLYWNDYSYIEILSAGYGMAQVNGGQHFMIVGGARFENDANNITAYAVKQQSVMQPAYNQDTINAKTSNHYWLPMVQARYKVTDWADIRYAYTQTLARPDFNALVPKVQINSPGNYAYLGNPFLKSARAYNHDLILSLYSNVVGLFTVDGFYKEIDGFAYQRYYPLLAHPPSHFDSLTSTVGGYTLRALGIGATGSGNINDWINNPYPAFLRGVEVDLEHRFWYLPFPFSGIVLSTNYSHIWSNTFYPIISSKSVGKTVIILPDSSRSDRLVQQPSDIFNGSLGYDLGGFSARVSFEYYGSVLTYIGGVVQNDNMNQDYFRLDASVRYQLQQDSFMPGLQVYVNLNNLTARPDQGNQVSKGYIQYENFYGFTADVGIRYTL